The following proteins are encoded in a genomic region of Parabacteroides pacaensis:
- a CDS encoding FecR family protein, with translation MEKKNDKIDLLHQQLINEITPEQKQELTSWKRMHPNNGDLLQTLQRIELSPEITANGEEMRESILTDINRRIDKLIYRKIRIRIVSIAASILFLVSTGIYLSYFFEKPDVEIALLELQNNTQSISSIILSDSTKVSLNVGSTLFYPEKFTAKSRNVQVEGEAFFQVTHNPEHPFVVNTKAVKVQVFGTKFNIKTNNQNDRVEVTLLQGSLGVHADTAQVMLEPGEQAVFNESIHSLSKKKVDTSLYLAWYNNKFHFKNETLENIARQLEQNFNIQICITPERLKYKTFTGDFHSEEKLEEILHIITFGEKTGYTIESSQVHIFEK, from the coding sequence ATGGAAAAGAAAAACGATAAAATAGACTTATTGCATCAACAACTTATAAACGAAATTACTCCTGAACAAAAACAGGAATTGACAAGTTGGAAGAGGATGCATCCGAATAATGGAGACTTACTCCAGACGCTTCAGCGCATAGAGCTTTCTCCGGAGATAACAGCGAATGGGGAAGAAATGCGGGAAAGCATACTCACCGATATCAACCGCAGGATAGATAAACTAATCTATAGAAAAATAAGAATTAGAATAGTATCGATAGCCGCTTCTATACTTTTTCTAGTAAGTACCGGAATCTATCTATCCTATTTTTTTGAAAAACCGGATGTGGAAATTGCTCTACTGGAATTACAAAACAATACACAATCCATTTCTTCTATTATTTTATCTGATAGTACGAAAGTTTCATTAAATGTAGGAAGCACTTTATTTTATCCTGAAAAATTTACTGCTAAAAGCAGAAACGTACAAGTAGAAGGAGAAGCCTTTTTTCAGGTTACACACAATCCGGAGCATCCTTTTGTAGTAAATACGAAAGCCGTAAAAGTACAAGTATTCGGCACTAAATTTAATATAAAAACTAACAATCAAAATGACCGGGTAGAAGTAACTTTGCTTCAAGGTAGTTTAGGCGTACATGCAGATACCGCACAAGTCATGCTCGAACCCGGCGAACAAGCTGTTTTTAATGAATCGATTCATTCCTTGTCTAAAAAGAAAGTGGATACCTCTTTATATCTGGCTTGGTATAATAATAAATTCCATTTTAAAAATGAGACACTCGAAAATATAGCCCGGCAACTGGAACAAAACTTTAATATACAGATCTGTATTACCCCCGAAAGATTAAAGTATAAAACCTTTACAGGTGACTTTCATTCAGAAGAAA
- a CDS encoding RNA polymerase sigma-70 factor, translating to MNTTNLNKELLLNSVSADSRKSFNMFYNIYYAQVFRFAYYFLKNKEACREVVSDVFFSIWQSRKKLKEISNIDTYLYVVTRNEANRYLNRSQDFRHVPLDKIPIHLHEKEYESPEDELFNKEIEIILTQAINELPEKCRIIFLMARQENLKPKEIAEILSISENTVRVQMKIAIEKIVAKIKPVFPYLTLSVLFSYMVRLSF from the coding sequence TTGAACACTACAAACTTAAATAAGGAATTACTTCTGAATTCGGTTTCTGCAGACAGCCGGAAATCATTCAATATGTTTTATAATATCTATTATGCACAGGTATTTCGTTTTGCCTATTATTTTTTAAAGAATAAAGAAGCTTGCCGGGAAGTAGTATCCGATGTGTTTTTCTCTATTTGGCAATCCCGGAAAAAACTGAAAGAGATAAGTAATATCGATACCTACCTCTATGTCGTTACCAGGAATGAAGCCAATCGTTATTTGAACCGTTCTCAAGATTTCCGTCATGTTCCGTTAGATAAAATACCGATTCATCTTCATGAAAAAGAATATGAATCGCCGGAAGATGAATTATTCAATAAAGAAATAGAAATTATTCTTACACAGGCAATAAATGAATTACCTGAAAAATGCCGCATTATTTTTCTTATGGCACGCCAAGAAAACTTAAAACCAAAAGAAATAGCTGAAATCTTGTCTATTAGTGAAAATACAGTACGTGTACAAATGAAAATAGCTATTGAAAAAATAGTAGCTAAAATAAAACCTGTGTTTCCTTACCTTACTTTGTCTGTATTGTTTTCTTATATGGTTCGTTTATCTTTTTAG
- a CDS encoding 6-bladed beta-propeller produces MKTSELSILLFCAFVLLTCSGKQANQGVDIKSDTQAEETVYPITVPFEKGMEEEREVLLSQIADKVEYIPLETSDQCLIRWLKGGAVLLQDNHWYVYGSKDLYQFTKEGKFVRRFGSVGQGPGQYSNIQHFDIDPENKLIYMLTTSQRINVYSTENGKFQKSIPVPVGTPTQFALLKDSMIASYAYNSTGREKNRVYIINMQGDSVNAFPRYDSFEVHGGHAYMMVGTEDRYISRYKDMVLLNEVYNDTIYSITKDEFLPRYYIHLGKYSIPFDCRYEYLQGNYKLFNEVASSYVRAFTLETDPYLFIRYCYWAGEGSDVNRLTMYNKKDKSCYKVAKDRIKNDLGNGLPVINPATVINDNQLICIYNVEDIFKMAEEDPSILKNEQLKNLKEDDNPVLMVVTLKNNL; encoded by the coding sequence ATGAAAACATCCGAATTGTCCATTCTCTTATTTTGTGCTTTTGTACTGTTAACATGTAGTGGCAAACAAGCAAACCAAGGGGTAGATATAAAGTCGGATACACAGGCAGAGGAAACAGTTTACCCTATTACTGTCCCTTTTGAAAAAGGTATGGAAGAAGAACGGGAAGTCCTATTGAGCCAAATTGCCGATAAAGTAGAATATATTCCTCTGGAAACGTCCGATCAATGTTTAATCAGATGGTTAAAGGGGGGAGCGGTACTCTTGCAAGATAATCACTGGTATGTGTATGGAAGTAAGGATTTGTACCAATTTACCAAGGAAGGTAAATTCGTGCGGAGATTCGGTTCTGTGGGCCAAGGCCCCGGCCAATATAGTAATATACAACATTTTGACATAGATCCTGAGAATAAATTAATTTACATGCTTACTACGTCACAAAGAATAAATGTTTATTCTACGGAAAACGGAAAATTTCAAAAAAGTATTCCTGTTCCAGTGGGTACTCCTACTCAGTTTGCTTTGTTAAAAGATAGTATGATAGCAAGTTATGCGTACAATTCGACCGGACGAGAAAAAAACAGAGTTTATATAATAAATATGCAGGGTGATTCTGTGAATGCTTTTCCCCGGTACGATTCGTTTGAAGTGCATGGAGGACATGCTTATATGATGGTGGGAACCGAGGACCGATATATTTCCCGTTATAAAGATATGGTTTTACTGAATGAAGTGTATAACGACACTATTTATTCCATTACAAAAGATGAATTTTTACCCCGTTATTATATACACCTGGGTAAATATTCGATTCCGTTCGATTGCCGGTATGAGTATTTACAAGGCAATTATAAGCTTTTCAATGAGGTAGCTTCTTCTTACGTGCGAGCATTTACTTTGGAAACCGATCCTTACCTTTTTATACGTTATTGTTACTGGGCAGGAGAAGGAAGTGACGTGAACCGGTTAACTATGTACAATAAAAAAGACAAAAGCTGCTATAAGGTAGCTAAAGACAGGATAAAGAATGATTTGGGGAACGGATTACCTGTGATAAATCCTGCAACAGTAATAAATGATAATCAATTGATTTGTATATATAATGTGGAGGATATCTTTAAAATGGCGGAAGAAGATCCCTCTATTTTGAAAAATGAACAATTGAAAAATTTGAAAGAAGACGATAATCCCGTATTGATGGTAGTTACCTTAAAGAACAATCTTTAA
- a CDS encoding cold-shock protein — protein MARAEIFNKRENEKKKQARRAEKQKRKEERKLSGKGNGLDDMIAYVDENGVITSTPPENIDKKIEINPEEIIISTPKKEEVPATILKGRVEHYNTAKGYGFIKDLGGTEKYFFHINSVLAEIAENDIVTFDLERGKKGMNAVNISPIDKSAD, from the coding sequence ATGGCAAGAGCAGAAATATTCAATAAACGTGAAAATGAAAAGAAAAAACAAGCACGTCGTGCTGAAAAACAAAAAAGAAAAGAAGAAAGAAAACTATCCGGTAAGGGAAACGGCTTAGACGATATGATTGCCTATGTCGACGAAAACGGGGTAATTACATCCACGCCACCGGAAAATATAGACAAGAAAATAGAAATTAATCCGGAGGAAATAATAATTTCCACACCTAAAAAAGAAGAGGTACCGGCAACGATCTTAAAAGGACGGGTGGAACATTACAATACTGCTAAAGGGTATGGTTTTATTAAAGACTTGGGAGGAACAGAAAAGTACTTTTTCCATATTAATAGCGTGCTTGCCGAGATTGCTGAAAATGATATTGTTACGTTCGACCTGGAGCGTGGTAAAAAAGGAATGAATGCTGTAAACATTTCTCCTATCGATAAATCAGCCGATTGA
- a CDS encoding DEAD/DEAH box helicase, whose protein sequence is MTFKELNIAPPILKAIEEKGYLIPTPIQEKAIPAALNKNDILGCAQTGTGKTASFAIPVIQHLLTDQETGKSRGIKALILTPTRELALQISECINDYACHTRIRHGVIFGGVNQRAQVDMLRKGTDILVATPGRLLDLMNQGYVHLDQVRYFVLDEADRMLDMGFIHDIRRVLAKLPENKQTLFFSATVPDTIVSLANSLLKNPVRISITPQSPVVETVEQFVYYIEKEEKGHLLISLLRKAENQSVLIFSRTKHNADRIVRSLSKAGIGSQAIHGNKSQTARQLALGNFKSGKTRVMVATDIAARGIDINELPLVINYDLPDIPETYVHRIGRTGRAGNTGIALTFCSREERKLMNSIQKLTGKKLCRAELSV, encoded by the coding sequence ATGACATTTAAAGAATTAAATATAGCTCCACCTATTTTAAAAGCAATTGAAGAAAAAGGATATCTTATCCCGACACCTATTCAAGAAAAAGCCATTCCCGCCGCATTAAACAAAAATGATATATTAGGGTGTGCACAAACAGGCACAGGAAAAACCGCTTCGTTTGCTATTCCGGTTATTCAGCATCTATTGACTGATCAAGAAACAGGTAAGAGTAGAGGCATAAAAGCCTTGATCCTGACACCTACCCGTGAACTGGCATTGCAAATTAGCGAATGTATCAACGATTATGCCTGTCATACTCGGATCCGTCATGGCGTTATCTTTGGAGGGGTCAATCAACGTGCCCAGGTAGATATGCTGCGAAAAGGAACGGATATTCTGGTTGCTACTCCGGGACGCTTGCTTGACCTGATGAATCAGGGGTATGTACATTTGGACCAGGTGCGGTATTTTGTGCTGGATGAAGCGGACCGGATGCTGGATATGGGATTTATTCATGACATCAGGCGTGTATTGGCAAAACTTCCGGAAAATAAACAAACCTTGTTCTTCTCAGCAACCGTACCGGATACGATTGTTTCACTAGCAAATTCATTACTGAAAAATCCGGTGAGAATTAGTATTACTCCCCAATCTCCGGTAGTCGAAACGGTAGAACAATTTGTTTATTATATAGAGAAAGAAGAAAAAGGTCATCTCTTGATCTCCCTTCTTCGGAAAGCAGAAAATCAATCCGTATTGATTTTTTCACGTACTAAACATAATGCAGACCGGATTGTGCGATCACTGAGCAAGGCGGGTATCGGTAGCCAAGCTATTCATGGTAATAAAAGCCAGACAGCCCGACAATTGGCTCTGGGGAATTTCAAATCCGGCAAGACCCGAGTAATGGTAGCAACCGATATTGCCGCTAGGGGAATAGATATTAATGAATTGCCTTTGGTAATTAATTATGATTTGCCCGATATTCCTGAAACCTATGTACATCGCATCGGACGTACCGGCAGGGCGGGAAATACAGGTATAGCCTTAACCTTTTGTTCCCGAGAGGAACGTAAACTGATGAATAGCATTCAGAAATTAACCGGTAAGAAACTCTGCCGGGCGGAACTTTCAGTTTAA